A region from the Medicago truncatula cultivar Jemalong A17 chromosome 6, MtrunA17r5.0-ANR, whole genome shotgun sequence genome encodes:
- the LOC25481654 gene encoding 2-methylene-furan-3-one reductase yields the protein MATEVSRNDPTNITIPTHTNAWFYSEHGKALDILKLHPNWSIPQLKDDQVLIKVVAASLNPVDYKRMHALFKETDPHLPIVPGFDVAGIVIKVGSEVVKFKVGDEIYGDINEEGLSNLKILGTLSEYTIAEERLLAHKPKNLSFIEAASIPLAMETAYEGLERAQLSAGKSILVLGGAGGVGSFAIQLAKHVYGASKIAATSSTGKIEFLRKLGVDLPIDYTKENFEDLPEKFDVVYDGVGEVDRAMKAIKEGGKVVTIVPPGFPPAIFFVLTSKGSILEKLRPYFESGQLKPILDSKTPVPFSEVIEAYSYLETSRATGKVVIYPIP from the exons ATGGCCACAGAAGTTTCAAGAAATGATCCTACTAATATTACTATTCCAACTCATACAAATGCTTGGTTCTACTCTGAACATGGAAAGGCTTTAGATATTCTAAAGTTACATCCAAATTGGTCCATACCTCAACTCAAAGATGATCAAGTCCTCATCAAGGTTGTTGCTGCTTCCCTTAATCCTGTGGATTACAAGAGGATGCATGCCTTGTTCAAGGAGACTGATCCTCATCTACCT ATTGTACCAGGCTTTGATGTTGCTGGCATAGTAATCAAAGTGGGAAGTGAAGTGGTGAAATTTAAGGTTGGTGATGAAATATATGGTGACATCAATGAGGAAGGACTTTCAAACCTAAAGATTCTTGGCACTTTGTCTGAGTATACAATAGCTGAAGAGAGATTATTGGCTCATAAGCCAAAAAATCTAAGTTTCATTGAAGCTGCTAGCATTCCTTTAGCTATGGAGACAGCTTATGAAGGACTTGAGAGAGCTCAGCTTTCTGCTGGCAAATCTATCCTTGTCTTGGGAGGTGCTGGTGGAGTTGGAAGCTTTGCTATTCAG CTTGCCAAACATGTTTATGGTGCATCTAAAATAGCAGCAACTTCTAGCACTGGAAAAATCGAGTTTTTGAGGAAGTTGGGAGTTGACTTGCCAATTGATTATACAAAGGAGAACTTTGAAGATCTCCCAGAAAAGTTTGATGTAGTGTATGATGGAGTAg GGGAAGTTGATAGGGCTATGAAGGCAATTAAGGAAGGTGGCAAAGTAGTGACAATAGTACCTCCTGGATTTCCACCAGCTATTTTCTTTGTGCTCACTTCTAAAGGATCTATCTTAGAGAAGTTGAGACCTTACTTTGAAAGTGGTCAACTGAAGCCAATTCTTGACTCCAAGACTCCTGTGCCATTTTCTGAGGTCATTGAAGCTTATTCCTACTTAGAAACCTCAAGAGCTACTGGAAAAGTAGTCATTTATCCCATTCCTTGA
- the LOC25496258 gene encoding cytochrome P450 71D11 produces the protein MAFQILSFFTIFMFMIIALKIRNHYKKYDFGKNIPPGPWKLPILGNILHLVARNPPRRLRDLAKKYGPLMHLQLGEIFFIVISSPEVAKEVLKTHDIIFASRPHLLATDIASYNSMDIAFSPYGDYWRQLRKICAIELLSTRRVKSLWPVRQKEINYLLKKIASNEGSEFNLTEEVMSMMYTFTSKAAFGKKYLEQEEFISVVKQLIKLAGGFYIGDLFPSAQWIQNISGLKPKLEKLSQQVDRILGHIITDHKEKISRRENEGLPEAEEDLIDCLLKFVESGSDMDFELTIDNVKAIILDVFSAGSETAATTVNWAMAEMIKDPRILKKAQAEVRNGFDRRGMVDEATIAEFKYLKSIIKESLRLHPSVPLLLPRESREACEINGYRIPVKSRVLINAWAMGRDPKYWNDPDKFYPERFIDSSIDFSGTNFEFIPFGAGRRICPGMNYGLANVEQVLALLLYHFDWKLPNGMKNEELELGEEFGVTMARKGDLYLIPITSHQSLVI, from the exons ATGGCTTTTCAAATTCTCagttttttcactatttttatgTTCATGATAATTGCACTCAAAATTAGGAATCATTACAAAAAATATGACTTCGGTAAAAATATACCTCCAGGGCCATGGAAGTTACCCATTTTAGGAAATATTCTCCATCTTGTTGCAAGAAACCCACCTAGAAGATTAAGAGATTTAGCCAAAAAATATGGACCCTTGATGCATCTTCAACTTGGTGAGATCTTTTTCATTGTTATTTCTTCACCAGAAGTTGCAAAGGAGGTTTTAAAAACACATGATATTATCTTTGCATCAAGGCCTCATCTTCTTGCCACAGACATAGCATCTTACAATTCAATGGATATAGCTTTTTCACCTTATGGTGATTATTGGAGACAACTTAGAAAGATTTGTGCTATTGAGCTATTAAGCACAAGAAGAGTCAAATCTCTTTGGCCAGTAAGACAAAAAGAGATCAATTATCTCCTAAAGAAGATTGCTTCAAATGAAGGATCAGAGTTCAATCTCACTGAAGAAGTTATGTCAATGATGTATACATTCACTTCAAAGGCTGCATTTGGTAAGAAATATTTGGAACAAGAAGAGTTCATATCAgttgtaaaacaacttataaaactTGCTGGAGGGTTCTATATTGGTGACTTGTTTCCTTCAGCTCAATGGATTCAAAATATATCTGGattgaagcctaagcttgaGAAGTTAAGCCAACAAGTAGACAGGATACTGGGCCATATCATCACTGACCATAAAGAGAAAATTTCAAGAAGAGAAAACGAAGGTTTGCCTGAAGCTGAGGAAGATCTGATTGATTGTCTCCTAAAATTTGTGGAAAGTGGCAGTGACATGGATTTTGAATTAACTATTGATAATGTCAAGGCTATAATTCTG GATGTGTTCTCTGCTGGAAGTGAGACTGCAGCAACTACTGTTAATTGGGCAATGGCTGAGATGATAAAGGATCCAagaattttgaagaaagcaCAAGCTGAAGTAAGAAATGGATTTGATAGGAGAGGAATGGTTGATGAAGCTACGATTGCTGagttcaaatatttaaaatcaatcatcaaAGAGTCATTAAGATTACACCCTTCCGTTCCTCTCCTTCTTCCAAGGGAAAGTCGAGAAGCTTGTGAGATTAATGGCTATCGTATACCTGTAAAAAGTAGAGTCCTAATAAATGCTTGGGCAATGGGAAGGGATCCTAAATATTGGAATGACCCAGATAAGTTTTATCCTGAAAGGTTTATTGATAGCTCTATTGATTTCTCAGGAACTAATTTTGAGTTCATTCCATTTGGTGCTGGTAGGAGAATTTGTCCCGGCATGAACTATGGTTTGGCTAATGTAGAGCAGGTCCTTGCACTTTTATTGTATCATTTTGATTGGAAACTTCCCAATGGAATGAAAAACGAGGAATTAGAGTTGGGAGAAGAGTTTGGAGTTACTATGGCAAGAAAGGGTGACCTTTACTTGATTCCCATTACATCTCATCAGTCGCTTGTAATCTAA